In one Arachis duranensis cultivar V14167 chromosome 9, aradu.V14167.gnm2.J7QH, whole genome shotgun sequence genomic region, the following are encoded:
- the LOC107465772 gene encoding uncharacterized protein LOC107465772: MTNQDLILGQNHNLAISHDQQLVMDHDHNMGLSQGHALELGAGHEHHMDLGQSHDHELGLGNAQDEDHELEMRQSHDQEGEHGHTYGHEHELSMDHKPGHDDREIPLPEHNHELVLSENNDLPVSENHEFDENMALTVVQNTEIGIDSADHLGIEQSQLMLSTPVIQARVVAVNPTYELSVGQEFPDVKSCRRALRDAAIALHFEMQTIKSDKTRFTAKCASEGCPWRIHAAKLPGVPTFTIRTIHENHTCGGIAHLGHQQASVQWVANSVEQRLKENPNCKPKEILEEIHRVHGITLSYKQAWRGKERIMAAMRGSFEEGYRLLPQYCEQLKRTNPGSIASVYGSPTDNCFQRLFVSFQACIYGFLNACRPLLGLDRTYLKSKYLGTLLLATGFDGDSALFPLAFGVVDEENDDNWMWFLSELHNLLEINTENMPRLTILSDRLKGIVDGVEANFPTAFHGFCMRHLSDSFRKEFNNTMLGNLLWEAANALTVIEFEAKVLEIEEISQDAAYWIRRIPPRLWATAYFEGQRFGHLTANIVESLNTWILEASGLPIIQMMECIRRQLMTWFNERRETSMQWTSILVPSAERRVAEALEHARTYQVLRANEAEFEVISHEGTNIVDIRNRCCLCRGWQLYGLPCAHAVAALLSCRQNVHRFTESCFTVATYRKTYSQTIHPIPDKSLWKELSEGDPNATNALDVVINPPKSLRPPGRPRKKRVRAEDRGRVKRVVHCSRCNQTGHFRTTCAAPI; encoded by the coding sequence ATGACTAATCAAGATTTGATACTTGGTCAAAATCACAATTTAGCAATAAGCCATGACCAACAATTAGTGATGGACCATGATCATAATATGGGGCTCAGCCAGGGTCATGCATTGGAACTGGGGGCAGGCCATGAGCATCATATGGATCTGGGGCAAAGTCATGATCATGAACTTGGCCTGGGAAATGCCCAAGACGAAGACCATGAGTTGGAGATGAGACAGAGCCATGATCAAGAAGGTGAGCATGGTCACACTTATGGCCATGAGCATGAACTCTCCATGGATCACAAACCAGGGCATGATGACCGTGAGATACCCCTTCCTGAACATAATCATGAGTTGGTACTGTCGGAGAACAATGATTTGCCCGTTTCTGAGAACCATGAATTTGATGAGAACATGGCCCTGACTGTGGTTCAGAACACGGAGATAGGCATTGATTCTGCCGATCATTTGGGTATCGAACAGTCCCAGCTTATGCTATCTACTCCTGTAATTCAGGCTCGTGTAGTTGCTGTAAATCCCACTTATGAACTCTCAGTTGGGCAAGAATTCCCTGATGTAAAGAGTTGTCGAAGGGCATTGAGGGATGCAGCAATTGCTTTGCACTTTGAGATGCAAACCATAAAATCCGACAAGACCCGCTTTACTGCTAAATGTGCAAGTGAAGGCTGTCCGTGGCGCATTCATGCTGCCAAGCTCCCAGGTGTTCCAACATTTACCATTAGGACCATCCATGAGAATCATACATGTGGAGGAATCGCCCATCTTGGCCATCAACAAGCCTCAGTTCAGTGGGTCGCTAACTCTGTGGAGCAAAGGCTGAAAGAGAACCCTAATTGCAAGCCAAAGGAAATATTGGAAGAGATCCATAGGGTTCATGGTATTACCTTATCTTACAAGCAGGCTTGGAGAGGCAAGGAGCGTATCATGGCTGCAATGCGTGGTTCTTTCGAAGAAGGATATAGATTGCTTCCGCAATACTGCGAACAATTGAAACGCACAAATCCCGGCAGTATTGCATCTGTATATGGAAGTCCCACTGATAATTGCTTCCAACGTCTCTTCGTTTCTTTTCAAGCTTGTATATATGGCTTTTTAAATGCTTGTCGGCCGCTCTTGGGGCTTGATAGAACATATTTAAAAAGCAAGTATCTTGGTACCTTACTTCTTGCTACTGGATTTGATGGTGACAGTGCCCTCTTTCCTTTGGCATTTGGTGTCGTTGATGAAGAGAATGATGATAATTGGATGTGGTTTTTGTCTGAGCTTCACAACCTGCTTGAGATTAACACTGAAAACATGCCAAGGCTTACGATTCTGTCTGATAGACTTAAGGGAATTGTTGATGGTGTGGAAGCGAATTTTCCTACAGCATTCCATGGATTTTGTATGCGTCACTTGAGCGACAGCTTTCGAAAAGAATTTAATAACACCATGCTTGGTAATCTCCTCTGGGAAGCAGCCAATGCACTTACGGTGATCGAATTTGAAGCAAAAGTTCTGGAGATCGAAGAGATATCACAAGATGCTGCATATTGGATTCGAAGAATTCCACCACGGCTGTGGGCTACTGCATATTTTGAGGGGCAAAGGTTTGGTCATTTGACAGCTAACATTGTTGAATCTTTAAACACTTGGATATTGGAGGCATCTGGCCTTCCCATAATTCAAATGATGGAATGCATCAGAAGGCAGCTAATGACTTGGTTTAATGAACGGCGAGAGACCAGCATGCAGTGGACATCAATACTTGTTCCTTCTGCTGAGAGACGTGTTGCAGAGGCTCTTGAACACGCTCGTACATATCAGGTTCTTCGTGCCAATGAAGCTGAATTTGAAGTTATATCTCATGAAGGAACAAATATAGTTGATATTAGGAATCGTTGCTGTCTTTGTCGAGGCTGGCAGCTCTACGGTTTGCCCTGTGCGCATGCAGTGGCAGCACTTCTTTCTTGCAGGCAGAATGTCCACAGATTCACGGAGAGCTGCTTTACGGTTGCAACATACCGGAAGACATATTCCCAAACCATACATCCAATTCCTGATAAGTCTCTATGGAAGGAGTTGTCTGAAGGGGATCCTAATGCAACCAATGCTCTTGATGTTGTCATTAATCCTCCGAAATCACTCAGACCACCTGGACGACCAAGGAAGAAGCGTGTTCGTGCAGAGGACCGCGGCCGTGTCAAGCGTGTGGTGCATTGTAGCCGTTGTAATCAAACAGGCCACTTTAGAACCACATGTGCAGCTCCCATCTGA